A region of Defluviitalea raffinosedens DNA encodes the following proteins:
- a CDS encoding DEAD/DEAH box helicase, which translates to MLKNEDLYRLEQHWAVSAIPKNVRDHCFSEIEKIIVQKSVGKQLGFNYVTSNQLKMQIRKIISAYEIAAIENIGSIINPTEANLDRGLFIAASWKAYELYRAMEIPDNYQQKIFFVLHISSIAYCGERWSDLRRWYAENNEMIMKNNYNPQGQEWDIYLLSSLYKCWVLLFTKKNWEEMHEIQSHIIKLRNEQALFERNFLESKDKFKQSYALRLISIYHWAKCTELLSLYITQGEPSNITTQLDKHFEAAIESASLSGDSELEMILNWLYCASKQMIESSIWWISRTINSRTTDFVRYVTRNRSLFEMLPPQKAAIREQGLLDQASTAIAVEMPTSGGKTLLAEFKMLQALNQFEADKGWVAYVVPTKALVSQITRKLRKDFDSKIRVEQLSAAVEIDTFEENMLSDKDRSFDVLVATPEKLNLIIRNKKVPRPLALIVMDEAHNIEDDERGLRIEFLLATVKSDCPTANFLLLMPYVENAATLSKWLSSDISSGKSISIGSTPWQPNERIIGMYKKSIINDGVKGNWIINFKTLTTTPKTINLNGEYSIPGNKHFGIPQSKVNKTMLTAAMAKTMCERGTSLAIGRTIEDSWKMARKISDEFDILNPIPEEIVLVQNYLKSEISPDFELVEMLSKGVGVHNAGLPDEAKQLIEWLAEEGLLKVLCATTTVAQGINFPVSSVFMQSIYLSTNRYSREMKPREFWNLAGRVGRVGHSSVGVVGIACENDEAKIETFVSMKTGELISRLVSMINELYDAGKLFDLKTAIYNEEWTDFRCYIAHMCNEKASLDEVISDTEQLLRNTYGYNMMKSSKDGEIKAKVLLDVTREYAAKLKGYPSYIVSMADQTGFSPESIYATLNEVKNLKKELTFDRLKSQSIFGNEGELATLYGIMLKLPQLKQLTEITGDGVDHKRIAAITTDWVLGKSIKEIAINYFRGEGDTQKITNACKAINKHIANCGTWGLSVITKLSGIDFDALSDEQKRELNSLPAMIYHGVKTSEAVLMRMNAVPRSISHQIGEEYSKVAKKYTVQEAREFIKSLSIKDWDNLRHKDSFLTGKDYKAVWKLLAGE; encoded by the coding sequence GTGCTAAAAAATGAAGATTTATATCGACTTGAGCAGCATTGGGCGGTATCTGCAATACCTAAAAATGTTCGGGATCATTGCTTTTCTGAGATTGAAAAAATTATTGTACAAAAATCTGTTGGAAAGCAGCTAGGGTTTAATTATGTTACTTCTAATCAATTAAAAATGCAAATTCGTAAGATTATTAGTGCTTACGAGATAGCAGCTATCGAAAATATTGGTAGTATAATTAATCCTACAGAAGCAAATTTGGATCGAGGATTATTTATTGCTGCATCATGGAAGGCCTATGAGTTATATCGTGCAATGGAAATTCCAGATAACTATCAGCAAAAAATATTTTTTGTATTGCATATTTCATCAATAGCATATTGTGGTGAGCGTTGGAGTGATTTGAGAAGATGGTATGCAGAGAATAATGAGATGATTATGAAAAATAACTACAATCCTCAAGGACAAGAGTGGGATATTTATTTACTTTCTTCTTTATATAAATGTTGGGTGCTATTGTTCACTAAAAAGAATTGGGAAGAGATGCATGAGATACAGTCGCATATAATTAAATTAAGAAATGAACAAGCACTATTTGAAAGAAATTTTTTAGAGTCTAAAGATAAGTTTAAGCAGTCTTATGCTTTACGGCTTATTTCAATCTATCATTGGGCGAAATGTACAGAGTTACTTTCTTTATATATAACGCAGGGAGAACCTTCAAATATTACGACTCAATTGGATAAACATTTTGAGGCTGCAATTGAAAGCGCATCTTTGAGCGGCGATTCTGAATTAGAAATGATTTTAAATTGGTTATATTGTGCTTCAAAGCAGATGATTGAAAGTTCAATATGGTGGATTTCTCGTACCATTAATTCGAGAACTACAGATTTTGTAAGATATGTAACAAGAAATCGTTCTTTATTTGAAATGTTACCTCCTCAAAAAGCTGCAATTCGCGAGCAAGGATTACTTGACCAAGCTTCAACTGCTATTGCTGTTGAAATGCCGACATCAGGTGGTAAGACTTTGTTAGCCGAATTTAAAATGCTTCAAGCACTTAATCAGTTTGAGGCTGATAAAGGGTGGGTTGCTTATGTTGTTCCTACAAAGGCATTGGTGTCACAAATTACACGTAAACTAAGAAAAGATTTTGATTCAAAAATTAGAGTAGAACAATTGTCAGCAGCAGTTGAAATAGATACATTTGAAGAGAATATGTTATCAGATAAAGACCGTTCATTTGATGTATTAGTAGCTACACCAGAAAAGCTGAATTTAATTATTCGAAATAAAAAAGTACCTAGACCTTTAGCTTTAATAGTGATGGATGAGGCGCATAATATAGAAGATGATGAAAGAGGTTTAAGGATAGAGTTTCTTCTTGCAACTGTAAAATCTGATTGTCCTACAGCAAATTTTTTATTACTAATGCCTTATGTTGAAAATGCCGCAACTTTATCAAAATGGTTGTCTTCAGATATTAGTTCTGGAAAGTCTATTAGTATAGGAAGTACACCATGGCAACCCAATGAACGAATAATTGGAATGTATAAAAAGTCAATTATTAATGATGGAGTTAAAGGGAATTGGATAATTAATTTTAAGACATTAACTACCACTCCTAAGACAATAAATTTAAATGGGGAATATTCAATTCCTGGGAATAAACATTTTGGGATACCACAATCAAAAGTTAATAAGACTATGTTAACAGCAGCTATGGCAAAAACGATGTGCGAAAGAGGAACTAGCTTGGCTATAGGCAGAACAATTGAGGATTCTTGGAAAATGGCTAGAAAAATTAGTGATGAGTTTGATATTTTAAACCCGATACCAGAAGAGATAGTACTAGTCCAAAACTACTTAAAGTCAGAAATAAGTCCCGATTTTGAATTGGTAGAAATGTTATCTAAAGGTGTTGGAGTTCATAATGCTGGACTTCCAGATGAAGCAAAGCAGTTAATAGAATGGCTTGCCGAAGAAGGATTATTGAAGGTGTTGTGTGCAACAACGACAGTGGCGCAAGGTATAAATTTCCCGGTTTCATCTGTTTTTATGCAAAGCATCTACCTTTCCACAAATCGCTATAGCAGAGAAATGAAACCAAGAGAGTTTTGGAATTTAGCTGGAAGAGTAGGAAGAGTTGGACATAGTAGTGTAGGTGTAGTAGGTATCGCATGTGAAAATGATGAAGCCAAGATAGAGACTTTTGTAAGTATGAAAACAGGAGAACTAATTTCCAGATTAGTATCAATGATCAATGAGTTATATGATGCAGGTAAGCTTTTTGATTTGAAGACTGCAATATATAATGAAGAATGGACAGATTTTCGTTGTTATATAGCACATATGTGTAATGAAAAAGCGTCTCTTGATGAGGTTATTTCTGATACAGAACAATTATTACGCAATACGTATGGCTATAATATGATGAAATCATCAAAAGATGGAGAAATAAAAGCCAAGGTTTTACTTGATGTAACACGAGAATATGCAGCAAAGCTAAAAGGATATCCTTCGTACATTGTATCAATGGCAGATCAAACGGGTTTTTCGCCAGAAAGTATTTATGCTACTCTAAATGAGGTGAAAAACCTAAAAAAAGAATTAACTTTTGATCGTTTGAAGTCACAAAGTATTTTTGGGAATGAGGGGGAATTAGCAACGTTATATGGGATAATGCTAAAATTACCACAATTAAAACAATTAACAGAAATTACAGGAGATGGGGTGGATCATAAAAGGATTGCTGCAATTACAACTGATTGGGTTTTAGGAAAATCAATTAAAGAAATAGCAATTAATTATTTTAGAGGTGAAGGTGATACTCAAAAAATAACAAATGCTTGTAAAGCAATAAATAAGCATATTGCTAATTGTGGAACATGGGGATTATCAGTTATAACTAAACTATCAGGGATTGATTTTGATGCACTCTCAGATGAGCAGAAACGCGAATTAAATTCTCTTCCTGCTATGATTTATCATGGGGTTAAAACTTCAGAGGCAGTTTTAATGAGAATGAATGCTGTACCGAGAAGTATCTCACACCAAATAGGAGAAGAATATTCCAAGGTAGCTAAAAAGTATACTGTTCAAGAAGCGCGTGAATTTATTAAGTCTTTATCAATAAAAGATTGGGATAATTTACGACATAAAGATTCATTTCTCACTGGGAAGGATTATAAAGCTGTTTGGAAGCTGCTTGCTGGGGAATAA
- a CDS encoding type III restriction-modification system endonuclease produces MKLKFDKNLEYQQQAIASVVDLFRGQTPMHTNFTVSAYNGQIGLFDTENGIGNRLELDEEEILKNLQEVQLRNGLPQTKYLKAGEYDFDIEMETGTGKTYVYLRTIFELHKNYGFSKFIIVVPSIAIKEGVYKTLQITEEHFKELYDNTIYHYFIYDSSKLEQVRSFAVSDNIEIMVINIDAFRKSFTDPTKENKANIIHRTNDRLNGMKPIELIQETRPIVIIDEPQSVDTTPKAKEAIKSLNPLCILRYSATHVERHNLVYKLDAVDSYNLGLVKQIEVAGFTTKDYHNKAYLKLLSVDNKKSPITAKIEMDVKDRKGVVKRKAVTVKRGDDLYEKSGGRDVYEGYIISEIYCEVGNEYVAFTSKPDILRIGKPIGDVDDLAIKEQQIRKTIEEHLDKELVLNKLGIKVLSLFFIDRVANYRYYDENGNPQKGIYAKLFEKHYNDLIRLPKYNTLFKDIDLDTAAEEVHNGYFSADRKGVLKDTNGSTRDDEDTYNLIMKDKERLLSFDTKLRFIFSHSALREGWDNPNVFQICTLNETQSEVKKRQEIGRGLRLCVNQEGERQYGSFINTLTVIANESYEEFAAKLQKEYETESGIRFGIIETHLFANILVKQEDGSIKYLGQEASEAIFKAFLDNGYIDETGKVQDKLKIDIKDNKLNIPEDYEYVKAEITALARKVCSGLNIKNNNDKKAIKLNKQVYLDPEFKELWDRIKYKTTYSVDFDSEKLIDECCREMQKSLFISSPKLIYTKAGLDISAGGVVAEESDRYAVALDNKQENLPDIIAYLQNETNLTRKTIVEILIRSNTLHLFKKNPQKYMEQVAQIIIAKMRLMIVDGIKYTKLGDDEYYAQELFESKDKELIGYLSKNMMESKKSVYEYVVYDSANEEKFARSFENNSKVKLYAKLPGWFTIPTPLGSYNPDWAVLIDTDGKDKLYFVLETKADTMFDALRPTERAKIECGKKHFEALGTEVEFEEIDSFEEFIEETVVVS; encoded by the coding sequence ATGAAGCTGAAATTTGATAAAAACCTAGAATACCAACAGCAGGCCATAGCTTCCGTTGTGGATTTGTTTAGAGGCCAAACGCCTATGCATACTAATTTTACCGTATCAGCTTATAATGGACAAATAGGCCTGTTTGATACAGAAAACGGTATAGGCAACAGGCTTGAACTGGATGAAGAAGAAATACTTAAGAATTTACAAGAAGTTCAGCTTAGAAATGGCCTGCCACAAACAAAGTATCTAAAAGCCGGCGAGTATGATTTTGATATAGAGATGGAAACCGGTACAGGTAAGACCTATGTTTATTTAAGGACAATTTTTGAACTCCATAAAAACTATGGGTTTTCCAAGTTTATTATTGTTGTTCCCAGCATTGCCATTAAAGAAGGTGTGTATAAAACCTTACAGATTACAGAGGAACATTTTAAGGAATTATATGATAATACAATTTACCACTACTTCATATATGACAGCAGCAAGCTGGAACAGGTAAGAAGCTTTGCGGTGAGCGATAATATTGAGATTATGGTTATAAACATTGACGCTTTTAGGAAGAGTTTTACAGACCCTACTAAGGAAAATAAGGCCAATATTATTCATAGGACAAATGACAGGTTAAACGGTATGAAGCCTATTGAGCTTATTCAGGAGACCAGACCCATCGTTATTATAGACGAGCCACAATCTGTAGACACGACTCCTAAAGCCAAAGAGGCTATTAAATCTCTAAATCCTTTATGTATATTACGTTACTCAGCAACCCATGTGGAAAGGCACAACCTGGTTTATAAGCTGGATGCAGTAGATAGTTATAATTTGGGTTTGGTTAAACAGATAGAAGTTGCTGGGTTTACAACTAAAGACTACCACAATAAAGCCTACTTGAAGCTTTTATCTGTAGACAATAAAAAATCTCCTATAACAGCCAAAATAGAGATGGATGTCAAAGATAGAAAAGGTGTGGTTAAACGGAAAGCGGTAACAGTTAAGCGTGGAGATGACCTTTATGAAAAATCCGGAGGGCGTGATGTCTATGAAGGATACATTATTAGCGAAATTTATTGCGAAGTTGGGAATGAATATGTTGCCTTTACAAGTAAGCCGGATATTTTACGTATAGGTAAACCTATAGGAGATGTGGACGACCTGGCCATAAAAGAACAGCAGATTAGAAAGACAATAGAGGAGCACTTAGATAAAGAACTGGTATTAAACAAGCTGGGAATAAAAGTGCTGAGCCTGTTCTTTATAGACCGTGTGGCAAATTATCGCTACTATGATGAAAATGGGAATCCTCAAAAGGGTATCTATGCAAAGCTCTTTGAAAAACACTATAACGACCTCATAAGACTGCCTAAGTATAATACGCTGTTTAAAGATATTGATTTAGATACCGCCGCTGAAGAAGTCCACAATGGATACTTTTCAGCAGATAGAAAAGGTGTTTTAAAAGACACTAATGGTTCTACGCGAGATGATGAGGATACTTATAACTTGATTATGAAAGACAAGGAGCGCCTTTTATCCTTTGATACTAAACTTAGATTTATTTTCTCACACTCAGCATTACGTGAAGGTTGGGATAACCCCAATGTGTTTCAGATATGTACCCTAAATGAAACACAGAGCGAGGTTAAAAAGCGTCAAGAGATTGGTCGTGGTTTGCGTCTTTGTGTTAATCAGGAAGGAGAACGCCAGTATGGTTCTTTTATAAACACATTGACGGTTATCGCTAATGAAAGCTATGAGGAATTTGCAGCTAAACTCCAGAAAGAATACGAAACTGAAAGCGGCATACGATTTGGCATTATTGAAACACATTTATTTGCCAATATCCTAGTAAAACAAGAGGATGGAAGCATAAAGTATTTAGGACAGGAAGCTTCGGAAGCCATATTCAAAGCATTTTTAGATAATGGCTATATTGATGAAACAGGTAAAGTGCAGGACAAGCTGAAAATTGATATAAAAGACAACAAGCTAAATATACCAGAAGATTATGAATATGTAAAAGCAGAGATTACGGCTCTTGCCAGAAAAGTATGTAGCGGACTTAATATCAAGAACAATAACGATAAAAAAGCTATTAAGCTTAATAAGCAGGTATATCTTGACCCTGAGTTTAAAGAGTTATGGGATAGGATTAAATACAAAACTACCTATTCTGTAGATTTTGATAGTGAAAAGCTAATAGATGAATGTTGTAGAGAGATGCAGAAAAGCTTATTTATAAGTTCTCCAAAGCTTATATATACGAAAGCAGGGCTTGATATTAGTGCCGGTGGCGTTGTGGCGGAAGAATCAGATAGATATGCTGTTGCTTTGGATAACAAACAGGAAAATCTACCTGATATCATTGCCTATCTTCAGAATGAAACCAATTTAACAAGAAAAACTATTGTGGAGATACTGATAAGAAGTAATACTCTCCACCTTTTTAAGAAGAACCCTCAAAAGTATATGGAGCAGGTAGCACAAATCATCATTGCTAAAATGAGGTTAATGATAGTTGATGGTATTAAATACACTAAGCTAGGTGATGACGAATATTACGCACAAGAACTATTTGAAAGTAAGGACAAAGAACTTATCGGCTATTTGTCCAAAAATATGATGGAAAGTAAAAAATCGGTATACGAATATGTAGTATATGATAGTGCCAACGAAGAGAAATTTGCCAGAAGCTTTGAAAACAATAGCAAAGTTAAGTTGTATGCAAAACTTCCCGGCTGGTTTACCATCCCCACTCCCTTAGGCAGCTATAATCCTGACTGGGCTGTACTAATCGATACGGATGGCAAGGATAAACTGTACTTTGTACTGGAAACCAAAGCTGATACGATGTTTGATGCCTTAAGACCAACAGAAAGAGCTAAAATTGAATGCGGGAAGAAACACTTTGAGGCTTTAGGTACTGAAGTAGAATTTGAAGAAATTGATAGTTTTGAAGAATTCATAGAGGAAACAGTAGTAGTAAGTTAG